One genomic window of Mucilaginibacter sp. SJ includes the following:
- a CDS encoding energy transducer TonB gives MNWEAIFAKNIRYPSEALYKNIQGIAYITFLVDRKGFLNDIHPVQGNEMLAEEALRVVRLSPPWQPATSYGITVEVIHTVPISFSIARE, from the coding sequence ATAAATTGGGAAGCTATCTTTGCAAAAAACATAAGATACCCAAGTGAAGCACTATACAAAAACATACAGGGAATTGCGTATATCACTTTTTTGGTTGACCGTAAAGGCTTTTTGAATGACATACATCCGGTGCAAGGAAATGAAATGCTGGCTGAAGAAGCGCTACGTGTAGTCCGATTATCCCCGCCCTGGCAGCCTGCTACAAGTTACGGAATTACCGTTGAAGTAATACACACAGTACCAATTAGTTTTTCAATAGCAAGGGAATAA
- a CDS encoding YajQ family cyclic di-GMP-binding protein produces the protein MPTFDIVSKIDGQTLDNAINTAKKEILNRYDFNDSKSTIDLDKKTNQVTIVTENDMRLKAIQDSIISRMVKQHLDPKALDFGKEQYASGNMIRKEIKIREGIDKEAAKKIVKKIKDSGLKVQASIMDDQVRVQGKKIDDLQSVISLCRSEDFGQPLQYINMRD, from the coding sequence ATGCCAACATTTGATATAGTTAGTAAAATAGACGGGCAAACGCTTGATAACGCGATAAATACCGCCAAAAAAGAGATCCTGAACCGTTACGACTTTAACGATTCAAAAAGTACTATTGACCTTGATAAAAAAACAAACCAGGTTACCATAGTTACTGAAAACGATATGCGCCTTAAAGCCATACAAGACAGCATTATAAGCCGGATGGTTAAACAACATCTTGATCCCAAAGCGTTGGATTTTGGCAAAGAACAATATGCATCGGGCAACATGATCCGCAAGGAAATCAAGATCAGGGAAGGTATAGATAAGGAAGCTGCTAAAAAGATAGTAAAGAAAATTAAAGATAGCGGCCTTAAAGTGCAAGCCTCCATCATGGACGACCAGGTGCGGGTGCAAGGAAAGAAGATTGACGACCTGCAATCTGTTATCAGCCTTTGCCGTTCCGAGGATTTTGGCCAG
- the ppk1 gene encoding polyphosphate kinase 1: MDKQVPLINREISWLYFNDRVLQEAADPTVPLIDRIRFLAIFSSNLDEFYRVRVATLSRLAALNEKSKEILGYNPKKILNQIKNIVVRQERKFNNLYENIIVKQLAEEKIFILNDKQLNVTRGTFVKNYFREKLLATLVPIMLNDTLPLPELRDRAVYFFVKLTTNKKTRFALIEFPDNLSRFVKLPDTNNLKFIILLDDIIRYSLEDIFFIFEHDSIEAYSIQLTRDAELDLDKEVSEKFVDSLAKSLQKRKKGKPMRLLYDSEMPMDMLKYLVGKMGLHGESLIPGNRYHNFKNFIAFPNVGGPELEYSKYIALPVADLSFGKSLIGLIAKKDYLVSTPYQSYDYVIHFLREAAIDPKVKEISIAVYRLAENSRVVHALINAAKNGKKVNCLVELRARFDEQNNIHWSNRLEEEGVTVLYGVPGYKVHSKICLVSRTEKGKQAYYACLSTGNFNEKTAQIYADHTLFTANKKITDDLVNVFKAINKGLLPKGLKSLIVSPIDSRPAIYRLIDNEIKNAKAGKQAYMILKMNSLADEDMINKLYQASNAGVKIKMIIRGMCCLIAGVKGYSENIEVISIVDKYLEHARVHIYCNGGKELIYLTSADFMTRNIDNRVEVGFPIYDEKLQQEIRDIIDIQLEDNTKAREINSQNTNKYHKTNSPESHRAQIEIYNYLKNKTK; this comes from the coding sequence ATGGATAAACAGGTTCCCTTAATTAACAGAGAAATAAGCTGGCTATATTTTAACGATAGGGTTTTGCAGGAAGCGGCCGACCCAACCGTTCCCCTGATAGACCGGATTAGGTTCTTAGCTATATTTTCATCTAACCTCGACGAGTTTTACAGAGTGAGGGTTGCCACACTAAGCCGTTTAGCTGCACTTAATGAAAAATCGAAAGAGATACTTGGTTATAACCCTAAAAAGATCCTTAACCAGATCAAGAATATTGTAGTAAGGCAGGAACGTAAATTCAACAACCTGTACGAAAATATCATTGTTAAACAACTGGCCGAAGAAAAGATCTTTATCCTTAATGATAAACAGCTTAACGTAACCCGCGGTACTTTCGTGAAAAACTATTTCAGAGAGAAGCTGTTGGCCACGTTGGTGCCTATTATGCTTAATGACACCTTACCGCTGCCCGAGCTTAGGGATAGGGCCGTTTACTTTTTTGTAAAGCTTACCACCAATAAAAAAACGAGGTTTGCCCTTATTGAGTTCCCGGATAACCTTTCGCGTTTTGTTAAACTGCCCGATACCAATAACCTGAAGTTCATTATTTTGCTTGATGATATTATCAGGTACAGTTTGGAAGATATCTTTTTCATTTTTGAACATGATAGTATCGAGGCATATTCCATTCAGCTTACCCGCGATGCGGAGCTTGACCTGGATAAAGAAGTAAGTGAAAAATTTGTCGACTCACTGGCCAAGAGCCTCCAAAAGCGCAAAAAAGGTAAACCGATGCGGTTGCTGTATGACTCAGAGATGCCTATGGATATGCTGAAATACCTGGTAGGCAAAATGGGCCTGCATGGCGAAAGCCTGATCCCGGGTAACAGGTACCATAATTTCAAAAATTTTATTGCGTTCCCCAACGTTGGCGGCCCGGAGCTTGAGTATAGCAAATATATAGCACTGCCTGTGGCCGACCTTTCATTCGGTAAAAGCCTTATAGGGCTCATCGCCAAAAAGGATTACCTGGTAAGCACACCTTATCAATCGTATGATTACGTGATCCATTTTTTGCGAGAGGCCGCTATAGACCCTAAGGTAAAAGAGATCAGCATTGCTGTATATCGTTTGGCCGAAAACTCAAGAGTAGTCCATGCTTTGATCAATGCCGCTAAAAATGGTAAAAAGGTAAACTGCCTTGTAGAGTTAAGGGCCCGCTTTGATGAGCAAAATAATATTCACTGGAGTAACAGGCTTGAAGAGGAGGGGGTAACCGTACTCTATGGTGTTCCGGGTTATAAAGTACATTCAAAAATTTGCTTGGTAAGCCGTACCGAAAAAGGCAAGCAGGCTTATTACGCCTGTCTTTCAACCGGAAATTTCAACGAAAAAACAGCGCAGATCTACGCCGATCATACCTTGTTTACAGCTAATAAAAAAATCACTGATGACCTGGTGAACGTTTTCAAAGCTATCAACAAGGGATTATTACCCAAGGGGCTCAAAAGCCTAATCGTATCGCCAATTGATTCGCGGCCTGCAATTTACAGGCTAATAGATAACGAGATCAAAAACGCGAAAGCCGGCAAGCAGGCATATATGATCCTGAAGATGAACAGTCTTGCTGATGAAGATATGATCAACAAACTTTACCAGGCCAGCAATGCTGGGGTAAAGATCAAGATGATCATAAGGGGGATGTGCTGTTTAATAGCAGGAGTGAAGGGCTACAGCGAAAATATAGAGGTGATCAGTATTGTAGATAAATATCTTGAGCACGCCCGGGTGCATATTTATTGCAATGGCGGCAAGGAGCTCATCTACCTTACATCGGCCGATTTCATGACCCGAAATATTGACAACCGTGTTGAAGTTGGCTTCCCGATATATGATGAAAAGCTGCAGCAGGAGATAAGGGATATCATTGATATCCAGCTTGAGGATAACACCAAAGCCCGTGAGATCAACAGTCAGAATACCAATAAATACCACAAAACAAATTCGCCCGAAAGCCACAGGGCGCAAATTGAAATATATAATTATTTAAAAAATAAAACGAAATAG
- a CDS encoding UbiX family flavin prenyltransferase: MKKKIVVAITGASGSIYASLLLKKLTQLQDQFAEVGVVMSDNAKDVWKFELDNEDYTQLPFKFYAKNDFMAPFASGSAKFDTMVIVPCSMGTLGRIAGGISDDLITRAADVVLKERRKLVLVARDTPLNLIHIRNMATVTEAGGIICPAIPSYYSKPQTIEELAMTVVNRVIDLIGLESKSYEWKGM; the protein is encoded by the coding sequence ATGAAGAAAAAGATAGTTGTTGCTATTACGGGCGCCAGTGGTTCAATATATGCCAGTCTGCTGCTAAAAAAACTAACCCAATTACAGGATCAATTTGCCGAAGTCGGCGTTGTTATGTCAGATAATGCCAAAGATGTTTGGAAATTTGAACTCGACAACGAGGATTACACTCAGCTTCCCTTTAAATTTTATGCTAAAAATGATTTCATGGCACCCTTTGCTTCGGGCTCGGCAAAGTTTGATACCATGGTAATTGTGCCATGCTCTATGGGAACGCTTGGAAGAATAGCAGGAGGGATCTCCGACGACCTGATCACCCGCGCAGCCGACGTGGTCCTTAAAGAACGCCGTAAGCTGGTTTTGGTGGCCCGAGATACCCCGCTTAACCTGATCCATATCCGTAATATGGCTACGGTTACCGAAGCCGGCGGCATCATCTGCCCGGCAATACCGTCTTATTACAGCAAACCGCAAACTATTGAAGAACTGGCCATGACTGTGGTGAACCGTGTTATTGATCTGATTGGATTGGAAAGCAAAAGCTACGAGTGGAAAGGGATGTAG
- a CDS encoding DUF6265 family protein, whose amino-acid sequence MVKDGKVAFYEFVVIEEQNQVPVFKMRHFNRGSIGWEEKDKPLLFYLVNIEKNKADFELKDKSVHITYQLIAPDKLDVILIEKDKEGKLKKDIFNYSRKK is encoded by the coding sequence GTGGTTAAAGATGGTAAAGTCGCATTTTATGAGTTTGTTGTTATTGAAGAACAAAATCAGGTACCGGTTTTTAAGATGCGCCATTTTAACCGTGGCAGCATTGGTTGGGAAGAGAAAGATAAGCCCCTTTTATTTTACCTGGTTAATATCGAAAAAAATAAAGCTGATTTTGAGCTGAAAGATAAATCTGTCCATATCACTTACCAGTTAATTGCACCCGATAAACTGGATGTAATCCTTATTGAAAAGGATAAAGAAGGCAAATTGAAAAAAGATATATTTAACTATTCGCGAAAGAAATAA
- a CDS encoding toxin-antitoxin system YwqK family antitoxin, translating into MKNFVAAPWLLSAAKITSSKDSANFIRMVSSPDISTDKLAFPVNDYYLNGNPKLQGYSNNGFVEAQLQGACIEYFPNGKRKCISNYDKGRLSGDITKYFPNGQFYLSGVYKKDTLIINKCCDSTGRVLAEDGNGTLVLYSDGFKNMIGSGPIKGGLKDGIWKGTLNDTLSYDATYKNGNVIAGTSYAKSGNKYLFNKEYTAPDFAGGLNKLGSYLCKKHKIPK; encoded by the coding sequence ATGAAGAATTTTGTTGCTGCACCATGGCTGCTTTCAGCAGCTAAAATAACCAGTAGTAAAGATAGTGCCAACTTTATTCGCATGGTAAGCAGCCCCGACATCAGCACTGATAAGCTTGCTTTTCCCGTAAATGATTATTATTTAAATGGAAATCCAAAACTTCAAGGTTATTCAAATAATGGTTTTGTTGAAGCGCAGTTACAAGGCGCTTGTATCGAATACTTTCCTAACGGCAAAAGAAAATGCATTAGTAATTACGATAAGGGACGCCTTTCAGGTGACATAACCAAATACTTCCCCAATGGCCAATTTTATTTGTCTGGAGTTTATAAAAAAGACACCTTAATAATAAATAAATGTTGCGACTCAACAGGGCGGGTATTGGCAGAGGATGGTAACGGGACCTTAGTACTTTATTCTGATGGCTTTAAAAATATGATTGGCTCCGGCCCAATAAAAGGAGGCCTGAAGGACGGTATATGGAAAGGAACTTTAAATGACACCCTAAGCTACGATGCTACTTATAAAAATGGGAACGTTATTGCGGGAACAAGTTATGCCAAAAGTGGAAATAAATACTTATTCAATAAAGAATATACTGCCCCGGACTTCGCAGGAGGGCTAAATAAATTGGGAAGCTATCTTTGCAAAAAACATAAGATACCCAAGTGA
- a CDS encoding Ppx/GppA phosphatase family protein produces the protein MRYAAIDIGSNAVRLLIADIIQNTGSVSFKKNTLIRVPLRLGDDAFIQQHISEKKTTELVKSMVAFRNLMDVYKVTDYLACATSAMREAKNGEDVVKLIKDEANIDIEIVHGSKEASIIYASHAEQNIDKSKNYLYIDVGGGSTELSLFSAGELIVSRSFNIGTIRILDNQDTEETWNEMKDFVRDNTRNFKQLSGIGTGGNINKLFRLSEEKEDMPLTFAKLRSLYTYLSSFSLKDRINVLGLNQDRADVIIPACEIYLTVMKNANIKNIYVPRVGMVDGIIQTLIEKNIQ, from the coding sequence TTGAGATACGCTGCCATTGACATAGGTTCAAACGCCGTGAGGCTGTTAATTGCCGACATAATTCAAAACACCGGATCGGTGTCGTTCAAAAAAAATACCTTGATCCGTGTTCCGTTGCGCTTGGGAGACGATGCTTTTATACAGCAGCATATATCTGAGAAAAAAACGACAGAGCTGGTTAAATCAATGGTTGCTTTTCGTAACCTGATGGATGTTTATAAGGTTACCGATTATTTAGCCTGTGCAACATCGGCCATGCGTGAAGCCAAAAACGGGGAAGATGTTGTGAAACTGATTAAGGATGAGGCTAATATCGATATTGAAATTGTACATGGATCTAAAGAAGCCAGTATCATTTATGCCAGTCATGCCGAGCAAAACATCGATAAAAGCAAAAACTACCTTTATATCGATGTAGGCGGCGGCAGTACAGAGCTTTCGCTGTTTTCGGCAGGGGAGCTGATCGTTTCGCGTTCGTTTAACATTGGCACCATCCGCATTCTGGATAACCAGGACACCGAAGAAACCTGGAACGAAATGAAGGATTTTGTGCGCGATAATACCCGTAACTTTAAGCAATTATCGGGTATAGGTACCGGCGGCAACATTAATAAACTGTTCAGGCTATCCGAAGAAAAAGAAGATATGCCGCTAACTTTCGCTAAACTAAGATCATTATATACCTACCTAAGCTCGTTTTCATTAAAAGACAGGATCAACGTGCTTGGCCTAAACCAGGACAGGGCCGATGTAATTATTCCTGCCTGTGAAATTTACCTTACGGTAATGAAAAATGCAAACATCAAAAACATATATGTACCCAGGGTAGGTATGGTTGATGGAATTATCCAAACTTTAATAGAAAAAAATATTCAATAA